One segment of Bradyrhizobium sp. CB2312 DNA contains the following:
- a CDS encoding MmcQ/YjbR family DNA-binding protein, giving the protein MTFDDVRKFALTWPEVEDGTSYGTPALKVRKKMLARLKEDRDSLVMPDVPIDERAMLVESQPGIFYFTDHYADYPIVLIRLSKAKRAIVEPFLRRRWRALASKAARTAFDASL; this is encoded by the coding sequence ATGACCTTCGACGACGTCAGAAAATTCGCGCTGACGTGGCCGGAGGTCGAGGACGGCACCTCCTACGGCACGCCGGCACTGAAAGTGCGCAAGAAGATGCTGGCGCGCCTGAAGGAAGACCGCGACAGCCTGGTGATGCCGGATGTGCCGATCGACGAACGCGCGATGCTGGTCGAGAGCCAGCCAGGAATCTTCTATTTCACCGACCACTACGCCGACTATCCGATCGTGCTGATCCGCCTGTCGAAGGCGAAGCGCGCGATCGTCGAGCCGTTCCTGCGGCGGCGCTGGCGCGCGCTGGCCTCGAAGGCGGCGCGCACCGCATTCGACGCCAGCCTGTAG
- a CDS encoding PAN domain-containing protein: protein MGKGRPPRAVMAKVLASVVACVALLSFACASWPVRAQTAFDRPGGDYFSTPVTSGDPEDCALLCERDRRCRSWSFSYPDVEGGSAVCWLKNVVPPRVPGNCCISGVRGAGVIEPRVEGVETSIDRPGGDLRNFELKEGEGEEACKAACIADNKCRAFTYARPGYTGREARCFLKKEIKPPRRKAGFTSGVVR from the coding sequence ATGGGGAAGGGCCGCCCGCCCAGGGCCGTCATGGCGAAGGTCTTGGCAAGCGTCGTGGCCTGCGTCGCGCTGCTTTCGTTCGCATGTGCGAGCTGGCCCGTGCGCGCCCAGACAGCGTTCGATCGGCCCGGCGGCGACTATTTCAGCACGCCGGTCACCTCGGGCGATCCCGAGGATTGCGCGCTGCTCTGCGAGCGCGACCGCCGCTGTCGTTCCTGGAGCTTCAGCTATCCCGATGTCGAAGGCGGCTCGGCCGTGTGCTGGCTCAAGAACGTCGTGCCGCCGCGCGTGCCGGGCAATTGCTGCATCTCCGGTGTGCGCGGTGCCGGCGTGATCGAGCCGCGGGTCGAAGGCGTGGAGACGTCGATCGACCGCCCCGGCGGCGATCTGCGCAATTTCGAGCTCAAGGAGGGCGAAGGCGAGGAGGCCTGCAAGGCGGCCTGCATCGCCGACAACAAATGTCGCGCCTTCACCTATGCCCGCCCCGGCTACACCGGGCGCGAGGCGCGCTGCTTCCTGAAGAAGGAAATCAAGCCGCCGCGCCGCAAAGCGGGGTTTACGTCGGGCGTGGTGCGGTAG
- a CDS encoding glutamate--cysteine ligase: MARDQIDMTPLQSRDELVAWFEAGCKDPSDFRLGTEHEKTPFTLEGHRPVPYEGPRGIGALLEGMKLLLGWEPIMEKGNIIGLYDVTGGGAISLEPGGQFELSGAPVENVHQTQSELMAHLAQVREIAAPLGIGFLGLGMTPSWSRADIPVMPKGRYKIMTNYMPKVGRYGLDMMYRTCTVQTNLDFSSEADMVKKLRVSLALQPVATALFANSPFTEGKPNGFLSFRSEIWRDTDNARAGMMPWAFEDGMGFERYVDYALDVPMYFVKRGEEYIDVSGSSFRAFFDGRNNNLPGERPTLSDWANHLSTIFPEVRLKRYLEMRGSDGGPWGRLPALPAFWVGLLYDDVSLDAAWDMVKHWSAHERQALRDDVPRFGFKARLKDRYLFEIAKECLVLAHAGLRRRGRIDQLGRDETRHLEPLDRIIDSGRTPAEEMLEKFNGPWNGSVEPAYAEYAF, from the coding sequence ATGGCGCGAGACCAGATCGATATGACGCCGCTGCAATCGCGCGATGAGCTCGTCGCGTGGTTCGAGGCCGGCTGCAAGGACCCGTCCGACTTCCGTTTGGGCACCGAGCACGAGAAGACGCCGTTCACGCTCGAGGGCCACCGTCCGGTGCCTTACGAAGGCCCGCGCGGCATCGGCGCGCTGCTCGAGGGCATGAAGCTCCTGCTCGGCTGGGAGCCGATCATGGAGAAGGGCAACATCATCGGCCTCTACGACGTCACCGGCGGCGGCGCGATCTCACTCGAGCCCGGCGGACAGTTCGAGCTTTCGGGCGCGCCGGTCGAGAACGTGCACCAGACCCAGAGCGAGCTGATGGCGCATCTGGCGCAGGTGCGCGAGATCGCGGCTCCGCTCGGCATCGGCTTCCTCGGCCTCGGCATGACGCCGTCCTGGTCGCGCGCCGACATCCCGGTGATGCCCAAGGGCCGCTACAAGATCATGACCAATTACATGCCGAAGGTCGGCCGGTACGGCCTCGACATGATGTACCGGACCTGCACCGTGCAGACCAATCTCGACTTCTCCTCCGAAGCCGACATGGTCAAGAAGCTGCGCGTCTCGCTCGCGCTCCAACCGGTCGCGACTGCGCTGTTCGCCAATTCGCCGTTCACCGAAGGCAAGCCGAACGGCTTCCTCTCGTTCCGTTCCGAGATCTGGCGCGACACCGACAATGCGCGTGCGGGCATGATGCCGTGGGCGTTCGAGGACGGCATGGGGTTCGAGCGCTATGTCGATTACGCGCTCGACGTGCCCATGTATTTCGTCAAGCGCGGCGAGGAGTATATCGACGTCTCGGGCTCCTCGTTCCGTGCCTTCTTCGACGGCCGCAACAACAACCTCCCCGGCGAGCGTCCGACCCTGTCGGACTGGGCCAACCATCTCTCGACGATCTTCCCCGAGGTGCGCCTGAAGCGTTATCTCGAGATGCGCGGCTCCGACGGCGGCCCGTGGGGCCGGCTGCCGGCGCTGCCCGCGTTCTGGGTCGGGCTGCTTTATGACGATGTCTCCCTCGATGCCGCCTGGGACATGGTGAAGCACTGGAGCGCGCATGAACGCCAGGCCCTGCGCGACGACGTGCCGCGCTTCGGCTTCAAGGCGCGGCTCAAGGACCGCTATCTGTTCGAGATCGCCAAGGAGTGCCTCGTTCTGGCACATGCCGGCCTGCGCCGGCGCGGCCGGATCGACCAACTCGGCCGTGACGAGACCCGGCATCTGGAGCCGCTCGATCGCATCATCGATTCCGGCCGCACGCCGGCCGAGGAGATGCTCGAGAAGTTCAACGGTCCTTGGAACGGCTCGGTGGAACCGGCCTACGCGGAATACGCTTTCTAG
- a CDS encoding MarR family winged helix-turn-helix transcriptional regulator, producing the protein MKRKPSTEATSAWIRLMRVQSRVLDCVEQDLKKAGFPPLAWYDALLELSRAPSGELRPVELERQMLIPQYSTSRLIDRLVDEGLASRRECKIDKRGQFVEITEAGRELQKRMWGAYSAAIEKYVGSKLSDADAVKLSGLLDRLGCSCGEMKLPPVANVNETSPTR; encoded by the coding sequence ATGAAACGCAAACCATCGACCGAGGCAACCTCCGCCTGGATCCGCCTGATGCGGGTGCAGAGCCGCGTGCTCGATTGCGTCGAGCAGGATCTGAAGAAGGCGGGCTTCCCGCCGCTGGCCTGGTATGACGCGCTGCTGGAATTGTCGCGTGCGCCGAGCGGAGAGCTGCGGCCGGTCGAGCTCGAGCGGCAGATGCTGATCCCGCAATACTCGACCTCGCGCCTGATCGACCGCCTGGTCGACGAAGGCCTTGCCTCCCGGCGCGAATGCAAGATCGACAAGCGTGGCCAGTTCGTCGAGATCACGGAAGCCGGCCGCGAATTGCAGAAGCGGATGTGGGGTGCCTATTCGGCCGCAATCGAGAAGTATGTCGGCTCGAAATTGTCCGATGCCGATGCCGTCAAGCTCAGCGGTCTGCTCGACCGCCTCGGCTGCTCGTGCGGCGAGATGAAGCTGCCGCCCGTCGCCAACGTCAACGAAACCTCGCCGACGCGATGA
- the gstA gene encoding glutathione transferase GstA, translated as MKLYYSPGACSLSPHIALLEAGLPYELVKVDIRAKKLENGEDYLKLNPKGQVPALGLDSGEIVTEGPVIVQMIADQASAKALAPAHGSSERYKLLEWLNFLTSEVHKSFGPLFAPALNDEAKAFFKDRVMGKLKYIDSQLAGRDYLMGQQFTVADGYLFTMLTWGDRMKFDLSAMPNLAAYKARVAARPKVQEALAKEGLAQAK; from the coding sequence ATGAAACTGTACTATTCGCCCGGCGCCTGCTCCCTGTCCCCCCACATCGCGCTCCTGGAAGCCGGCCTGCCTTACGAGCTGGTCAAGGTCGATATCCGGGCCAAGAAGCTCGAAAACGGTGAGGATTATCTGAAGCTGAACCCCAAGGGTCAGGTCCCCGCACTAGGCCTCGACAGCGGTGAGATCGTGACCGAAGGCCCGGTGATTGTCCAGATGATCGCCGATCAGGCCTCGGCCAAGGCGCTGGCGCCGGCCCATGGCAGTTCCGAGCGCTACAAGCTGCTCGAGTGGCTGAATTTCCTCACCTCGGAGGTCCACAAGAGCTTCGGCCCGCTGTTCGCGCCGGCGCTGAACGACGAGGCCAAGGCCTTCTTCAAGGATCGCGTCATGGGCAAGCTGAAATACATCGACAGCCAGCTCGCAGGCCGCGACTACCTGATGGGCCAGCAGTTCACGGTCGCCGACGGCTATCTCTTCACGATGCTGACCTGGGGCGACCGGATGAAGTTCGATCTCTCGGCGATGCCGAATCTTGCGGCCTACAAGGCCCGCGTCGCGGCGCGGCCGAAGGTGCAGGAAGCGTTGGCGAAGGAAGGGTTGGCCCAGGCGAAGTAA